The proteins below come from a single Fusarium verticillioides 7600 chromosome 3, whole genome shotgun sequence genomic window:
- a CDS encoding adenosine deaminase, producing MYITDRLLTSQERQRLKEELLATNDDFIRQIPKVELHIHIDGMVTPELRWKLAQRNGLQVRMGNNKPVIKSLDDLKRAYASIISSSQRRQYEHLDPSLIPPTFFEAYYSSHDVLRTRQDFYDVAMAYFHGASEMNVRYCEVFFDPQAHTSRAVSWEDMMGGLRDAQDEAARTLNVKAAWIMCFLRDQSPDSAMEHYEAALPYRDMIVGIGLDSNEHKRPPVLFKEVFQQAKNDGFKITAHCDVGQEDTYQNIHQLISPSEGILTPRIDHGLNAADKPELVELIVSQGIGMTICPWAYLRRFNLEEIGRRMRTLIDAGVKVCISSDDPPFMEGTWIMHNMLLARQLCSLTEEDIVQIMKDAVEISWADQDVKMEILAELDGNSYRSRNNG from the exons ATGTACATTACTGATAGACTCCTTACATCGCAAGAACGGCAGAggctgaaggaggagctccTAGCAACGAACGATGATTTCATACGCCAGATCCCAAAGGTCGAACTGCACATCCACATCGATGGAATGGTCACACCAGAACTTCGATGGAAACTAGCCCAAAGAAATGGCTTACAAGTGCGCATGGGAAACAACAAGCCCGTCATCAAATCTCTCGATGACCTGAAGAGAGCTTAcgcatccatcatctcatcttcccAGCGTCGCCAATATGAACATCTCGATCCGTCTCTGATCCCACCTACCTTCTTCGAAGCCTACTACTCTAGCCATGATGTCCTCCGAACGCGACAAGACTTTTATGACGTCGCGATGGCGTATTTTCATGGCGCTTCGGAGATGAATGTGCGGTATTGTGAAGTGTTTTTTGACCCGCAGGCACATACCAGCCGTGCTGTTTCTTGGGAAGATATGATGGGAGGACTTCGTGATGCCCAAGATGAGGCCGCCAGGACGCTAAAT GTCAAAGCTGCTTGGATTATGTGCTTCCTCCGCGATCAATCTCCGGACTCTGCAATGGAGCATTATGAAGCAGCACTCCCATATCGAGACATGATTGTTGGTATTGGCCTCGATTCAAATGAACACAAACGCCCTCCTGTTCTATTCAAAGAAGTCTTCCAACAGGCTAAGAACGACGGTTTCAAAATCACAGCGCATTGCGACGTCGGTCAGGAAGACACTTATCAGAATATCCACCAGCTCATCTCACCATCTGAGGGAATTCTCACACCTCGTATTGACCACGGCCTAAACGCAGCAGACAAACCAGAGCTTGTGGAGCTTATCGTGAGCCAAGGCATCGGCATGACAATCTGTCCCTGGGCTTATCTGCGGCGCTTCAATCTCGAGGAAATTGGCCGTCGTATGCGGACGTTGATTGATGCAGGTGTCAAGGTTTGCATTTCTAGCGATGATCCTCCCTTTATGGAGGGGACATGGATCATGCATAATATGCTGCTCGCTAGACAATTGTGTAGCTTGACTGAAGAGGATATTGTACAGATAATGAAAGATGCGGTGGAGATTTCTTGGGCAGATCAAGACGTGAAGATGGAAATTTTAGCAGAGCTTGACGGAAATTCATACAGATCCAGGAATAATGGATAG
- a CDS encoding UDP-glucose 4-epimerase, with product MDSLVLSSGTTTPFTSTAQSLRSSSRPSTPATGKDILFSRPPSPTRTTPDEYVLVVGGLGYIGSHTTWELLKDGSNVVVIDNLSNAFVHVLDTLNDMTDQRFNMSRRRPELHFYEADFRDDTKIQEILFRYSSPSGSQIKRVIHFAAYKSVSESIEQPLKYYDNNVGGLIRFCNTLSTFSIKNLIFSSSATVYGSLADAGGRLVEESCAHTTTEWRDDSGKNQTTLQGCTGLTNPYGRTKWICEAILSDLAVADPEWTITALRYFNPIGCDESGRLGEDPRVAPTNLMPVLLKVMLGEIDHLQVFGTDWDTRDGTAIRDFIHVSDLARGHLAALAVKEGQGFQTFNIGTGTGQTVYEVVEAMKSASGRDIPVVKVGRRQGDVGVCVADPGRAMTQLGWKPQKTLLDSCQDLCRFLEANGTKIQSQ from the coding sequence atggattCCCTTGTATTGTCCTCAGGCACAACAACCCCTTTCACAAGCACTGCCCAGTCATTGAGGTCATCTTCTCGACCGAGTACTCCTGCAACTGGAAAAGACATCCTATTCAGTCGTCCTCCCTCTCCCACCCGTACAACTCCAGATGAGTACGTCCTCGTCgttggtggccttggctaCATCGGCAGCCACACAACATGGGAGCTCCTCAAAGATGGAAGCAATGTAGTTGTCATTGATAACCTCAGCAATGCTTTTGTTCATGTTCTTGATACACTCAACGACATGACGGACCAACGCTTCAACATGAGTCGTCGTCGTCCAGAGCTTCACTTCTACGAGGCGGACTTTCGAGACGATACTAAGATTCAGGAGATTCTGTTCCGTTACTCCTCACCTTCTGGATCACAAATCAAACGAGTGATTCACTTTGCTGCATACAAGTCTGTCTCGGAAAGTATTGAGCAGCCACTCAAATACTACGACAACAACGTCGGTGGACTCATCAGATTCTGCAACACATTATCAACCTTTAGTATCAAGaacctcatcttctcatcgtcaGCTACTGTGTATGGTTCACTCGCAGATGCTGGTGGTCGGTTGGTCGAAGAGTCTTGTGCCCATACTACAACGGAGTGGCGCGATGACAGCGGCAAGAATCAAACAACTCTTCAGGGGTGCACGGGTCTCACGAATCCATATGGACGAACAAAATGGATCTGCGAAGCTATCCTTTCTGACTTGGCCGTTGCGGATCCTGAGTGGACTATCACGGCCTTACGATATTTCAACCCTATTGGTTGTGACGAGTCTGGTCGGTTAGGGGAAGATCCCCGTGTTGCACCAACCAACTTGATGCCCGtcctcctcaaagtcatgcTTGGCGAGATCGACCACCTGCAAGTGTTTGGTACAGACTGGGACACCCGGGACGGAACAGCTATCCGAGACTTCATCCACGTCTCTGATCTTGCCAGGGGTCATCTTGCCGCCCTTGCGGTgaaagaaggacaaggcttCCAGACTTTCAACATTGGCACTGGAACTGGCCAGACGGTCTacgaggttgttgaagctaTGAAGTCTGCGTCAGGGAGAGACATTCCCGTGGTGAAGGTGGGACGCCGCCAAGGTGACGTGGGAGTTTGTGTTGCTGATCCCGGAAGGGCCATGACTCAACTGGGATGGAAGCCCCAGAAAACATTGCTTGACAGTTGCCAGGACCTGTGTAGATTTCTGGAGGCGAATGGGACTAAGATACAGTCGCAATAA